One Bradyrhizobium zhanjiangense DNA segment encodes these proteins:
- a CDS encoding DUF2285 domain-containing protein — protein sequence MNRLPLDPDVADVAPSESAMTAYDEGHVVTYMRLLQAEGEGADWREVARVVLHMDPEREPDRARRSYQSHLARAKWVTEQGRLFRGTG from the coding sequence ATGAATAGACTGCCGCTGGACCCCGACGTTGCAGATGTGGCCCCGAGTGAATCGGCGATGACGGCCTATGACGAAGGGCATGTGGTCACGTACATGCGCCTTCTGCAGGCGGAGGGTGAGGGGGCGGACTGGCGCGAAGTGGCTCGCGTGGTCTTGCATATGGACCCAGAGCGAGAGCCGGATCGTGCGCGGCGCTCATATCAGAGTCATCTTGCGCGCGCCAAGTGGGTGACGGAGCAGGGGCGACTCTTCCGCGGCACAGGCTGA
- a CDS encoding transcriptional regulator domain-containing protein produces the protein MPEFDWRSPESYKSLQDAEITDIVWECLRRNADYRREYELMIASSPNGEVTEEFRRRWGVCFRP, from the coding sequence ATGCCTGAATTCGACTGGCGGTCGCCGGAATCCTACAAGAGCCTACAAGACGCGGAAATCACCGACATCGTCTGGGAATGTCTCCGCCGCAACGCGGACTATCGACGCGAGTATGAACTGATGATCGCAAGCAGCCCGAACGGCGAAGTGACGGAGGAATTCAGGAGGAGGTGGGGCGTCTGCTTTCGCCCATGA
- a CDS encoding DUF2285 domain-containing protein yields MADDGRVSSQPLLDFTAGQVRRAVDGWHAVLRIGSVDHRIWSKHAPVLGASYTAELPFDGDFDARAYAARRLWRAMNGRAPGPAFHQLSKQRRERLSAAIRALDAHSAGGSYRVIAEALFGKRRIPDRAWKTHDLRNRTIRLVQGGLALMRGGYRKLLRPGRKDE; encoded by the coding sequence ATGGCCGACGACGGCAGGGTGTCGTCTCAGCCACTGCTCGACTTTACAGCTGGCCAAGTACGCCGCGCTGTCGACGGCTGGCATGCCGTGCTGCGCATCGGTTCGGTGGACCACCGCATTTGGTCCAAGCATGCGCCAGTGCTCGGCGCGTCATACACAGCCGAATTGCCGTTTGATGGCGATTTCGACGCGCGTGCGTATGCAGCACGGCGGCTGTGGCGCGCGATGAATGGACGCGCGCCAGGTCCTGCATTTCATCAATTATCGAAACAGCGACGCGAACGTCTGAGCGCCGCGATCCGCGCGCTCGATGCGCATAGTGCCGGCGGCAGTTATCGCGTTATCGCCGAAGCGCTGTTCGGCAAAAGGCGCATCCCCGATCGCGCCTGGAAGACGCATGATCTGCGCAATCGAACAATCCGCTTGGTGCAAGGCGGCCTCGCGTTGATGCGCGGTGGTTACCGCAAACTTCTGCGGCCCGGGCGCAAGGACGAGTAG
- a CDS encoding helix-turn-helix transcriptional regulator, with the protein MPDPMAGLPPRFLRTPEAARYLGLSGRTLEKHRTYGTGPTYRKIGGRVVYAVDDLKAWADRGAKTSTSDPGKGTVLPAKKHPALRPYAGQERR; encoded by the coding sequence ATGCCCGATCCGATGGCCGGTCTTCCCCCGCGATTCCTGCGTACACCTGAGGCCGCGCGCTATCTTGGCCTATCCGGTCGCACGCTCGAGAAGCACCGCACGTACGGCACCGGACCAACATATCGAAAGATTGGCGGACGTGTCGTCTACGCCGTCGATGACCTGAAAGCATGGGCCGACCGCGGCGCCAAGACGTCGACCTCCGATCCCGGCAAGGGGACCGTGCTGCCCGCCAAGAAGCATCCGGCCCTGCGCCCCTACGCAGGTCAAGAACGTCGCTGA
- a CDS encoding replication initiator protein A has translation MRRKLHSERDQLELFRALPGDLAPRDAQDLMAYPFFSLAKTKRTVPIDFRAGAISIRVEAVPEHGMATIWDADVLIWAASQIIEARDPGLKTSRLMAATPYEILTFVGRGTSARDYDRLKAGLDRLQSTTVLTSIRQPPERRRHRFSWINEWKETADANGRPFGIELILPDWFYAGVIDEALVLTIDRAYFELMGGLERWLYRLVRKHGGRQDGGWSVDLVHLHAKSGILSPLNHFAYDVRQIVQRQTLPGYQLVLSCDPNGIERPNFAPTPVDPLTARLRRRGPIPNSEDSL, from the coding sequence ATGCGGCGCAAACTCCATTCCGAGCGCGACCAGCTTGAGCTCTTTCGGGCGCTGCCGGGTGATCTCGCGCCCCGCGATGCGCAAGATCTGATGGCTTATCCGTTCTTCTCGCTTGCAAAAACAAAGCGAACTGTGCCGATCGATTTCCGCGCAGGTGCGATCTCAATTCGTGTCGAAGCTGTTCCGGAACACGGCATGGCGACCATCTGGGATGCAGACGTTCTGATCTGGGCGGCGTCCCAGATCATCGAAGCACGTGATCCCGGCTTGAAGACGTCGCGCCTGATGGCTGCAACGCCTTACGAAATTTTGACGTTCGTCGGCCGCGGCACCAGCGCGCGCGACTATGACCGCCTGAAGGCAGGTCTCGACAGACTCCAGTCAACGACGGTGCTGACGTCGATCCGTCAACCGCCAGAACGGCGACGGCATCGCTTCTCCTGGATCAACGAATGGAAGGAGACGGCCGATGCAAACGGTCGTCCATTTGGGATCGAACTGATTCTGCCGGATTGGTTTTACGCCGGCGTCATCGATGAAGCGCTCGTGCTGACGATCGATCGCGCCTATTTCGAGCTGATGGGCGGACTTGAGCGGTGGCTCTACCGGCTCGTGCGCAAGCACGGTGGACGCCAGGACGGCGGCTGGAGTGTTGACCTTGTGCACCTCCATGCCAAGTCCGGCATCCTCTCGCCACTCAATCACTTTGCTTACGACGTACGTCAGATCGTCCAGCGCCAGACATTGCCCGGCTATCAGCTCGTGCTCTCGTGCGATCCGAACGGCATCGAGCGACCGAACTTCGCGCCAACGCCTGTTGATCCCCTAACGGCTCGCCTGCGCCGGCGCGGTCCTATTCCAAACTCGGAGGATAGCCTGTGA
- a CDS encoding IS110 family transposase — MDIYAGLDVSLEATNICVVDGDGNVVREAKLETDPDAIELFLAEWGIHVKRVGLEAFSYSAWLYTALAEKGLSVICIEIRHAKAALNAMLNKTDRNDARGIVQMMRTGWFRAVHVKSEGAQTLRALLVGRKALLGKVLDMENMIRGLLRPFGLKVGEISVGRFDARVREIMAGKKELEAIVTPLLDARSAMRLQLAKLQRLALAAARSDDAVRRMMTVPGVGALVALTFRATVDDPARFRKSTNVGAHFGLTPRRYQSGQTDRIGGISKCGDELTRAMLYEAAIAILTRIPKNFKLNLWGLRLARKKGLKRAATPVARALAVLLHKIWIDGTTFRFGAGGKRGRVAAAH; from the coding sequence ATGGACATCTATGCAGGGCTCGACGTGTCGCTGGAGGCGACGAATATTTGCGTGGTGGATGGCGACGGCAATGTCGTCCGGGAAGCGAAGCTCGAGACCGATCCGGACGCGATCGAGCTGTTCCTGGCCGAATGGGGAATCCACGTCAAGCGCGTCGGGCTGGAGGCGTTCTCGTACTCGGCCTGGCTCTACACGGCGCTCGCCGAAAAAGGCCTGTCCGTGATCTGCATCGAAATCCGGCACGCCAAGGCGGCGCTGAACGCGATGCTGAACAAGACCGACCGCAACGACGCCAGGGGCATCGTGCAAATGATGCGAACCGGCTGGTTCCGTGCGGTCCATGTCAAATCGGAGGGCGCGCAAACGCTGCGCGCGCTGCTGGTCGGACGCAAGGCGCTGCTCGGCAAGGTGCTGGATATGGAGAACATGATCCGCGGCCTGTTGCGCCCGTTTGGCCTCAAGGTCGGCGAGATCTCGGTCGGCCGCTTTGACGCGCGGGTGCGCGAGATCATGGCCGGGAAGAAGGAGCTGGAGGCGATCGTCACGCCATTGCTGGACGCTAGAAGCGCAATGCGGCTGCAGCTGGCAAAACTGCAGCGCCTGGCGCTGGCGGCGGCGCGGAGCGACGATGCGGTGCGGCGGATGATGACCGTTCCTGGTGTCGGCGCGCTCGTGGCACTGACATTCCGCGCGACTGTCGACGATCCCGCACGATTCAGGAAGTCGACCAATGTCGGCGCCCATTTCGGCCTGACGCCGCGGCGCTATCAATCCGGACAGACCGACCGCATCGGCGGCATCTCCAAATGCGGCGACGAGTTGACACGGGCGATGCTGTACGAGGCGGCGATCGCGATCCTCACCCGCATTCCGAAGAACTTTAAGCTGAACCTGTGGGGCCTGCGGCTGGCCAGGAAGAAGGGTCTGAAGCGCGCGGCGACCCCGGTGGCGCGCGCGCTCGCCGTGCTGCTGCACAAGATCTGGATCGATGGTACGACCTTCCGGTTTGGCGCCGGCGGCAAGCGCGGCCGGGTCGCTGCGGCGCATTAG
- a CDS encoding DUF2840 domain-containing protein, with translation MSDLTEVEVLWLEKRIENRVRFGRIVKERKLDRHRRVLSFGPGSIFAFVRWTSSDFGTIISRIDILRAVAPGQRCLTVPYVTPGGEILLRLSCWPKVERVLQMIDAVEALGIEPADVAPDHWHHVHNRLSVNENPRPYTKARHQAWLHRQRVMR, from the coding sequence ATGAGCGATCTTACCGAAGTAGAAGTGCTGTGGCTTGAGAAGCGCATTGAAAACCGCGTTCGGTTCGGTCGCATTGTCAAGGAACGGAAGCTTGATCGCCATCGGCGCGTCCTGTCATTTGGGCCCGGCAGCATCTTTGCCTTCGTCCGTTGGACCTCGAGCGACTTTGGAACGATCATTTCGCGGATCGACATCTTGCGCGCAGTTGCGCCAGGTCAGCGTTGCTTAACCGTGCCGTATGTGACGCCCGGCGGAGAGATTTTGCTGCGTCTGTCCTGCTGGCCGAAGGTCGAACGGGTGTTGCAGATGATCGATGCCGTTGAGGCGCTCGGCATCGAACCGGCGGATGTTGCGCCCGATCATTGGCATCACGTTCATAACCGTTTGTCCGTCAACGAGAACCCGCGCCCGTATACGAAAGCGCGCCACCAGGCCTGGCTGCATCGTCAACGGGTGATGCGATGA
- a CDS encoding S26 family signal peptidase, with the protein MTGRLKILAATCGTAAALIATVVLEPLPHYIWNASASVPIGLYRLRPVDQFQVTELVAVQPPEPLATFLDLNGYLPIGVPMLKRVLALPGQSVCRTGLTISVDDVAVGEAKDHDRRGRPLPKWQGCRVVGDGELFLMNWQSDDSLDGRYFGFLPASSVIGRATPVWTSEQ; encoded by the coding sequence ATGACAGGCCGCTTGAAGATATTGGCCGCGACGTGTGGGACTGCTGCTGCTCTCATCGCGACGGTCGTCCTGGAGCCGCTTCCGCATTATATCTGGAACGCATCCGCGAGCGTGCCGATCGGTCTCTACCGCCTCCGACCGGTGGACCAATTCCAAGTCACTGAATTGGTCGCCGTGCAGCCGCCGGAACCGCTCGCGACGTTCCTCGACCTTAACGGCTATTTGCCCATTGGCGTCCCCATGCTGAAGCGCGTGCTCGCCCTTCCGGGGCAGAGTGTTTGCAGAACCGGCCTCACGATTTCGGTCGACGACGTCGCGGTGGGGGAGGCGAAGGATCACGACAGACGAGGCAGGCCGCTGCCGAAGTGGCAGGGCTGCCGCGTCGTCGGCGACGGCGAGCTGTTTCTGATGAACTGGCAGTCGGACGACTCTCTTGATGGCCGGTATTTTGGATTTCTTCCGGCATCTAGCGTGATCGGCCGTGCGACGCCGGTATGGACGTCGGAGCAGTGA
- a CDS encoding lytic transglycosylase domain-containing protein produces MDVGAVIVPIRRVLLAIPLFDRLRDHSSISIDICKAGASPTACLGRLGTRVCAVVPLMLLLTAFDSSALARSGSAAQPAISQTAHSFAGFINEASQRFAIAPNWIRSVQSIESAGDVHARSPKGAMGLMQIMPATWAELRERYNLGNDPYDPHDNILAGTAYLRELLDRYGSPGVFAAYNAGPARYEEHLAGSSLPDETRAFVAKLANLLAIELPLRWTSSGQSSAAATLFVGRANLMKTRDRLPALMPSSGVTTAISAPDVSHMVPRPIGVFVPRSDSGASQ; encoded by the coding sequence ATGGACGTCGGAGCAGTGATCGTGCCTATTCGACGTGTTCTCCTTGCCATTCCCTTGTTCGATCGATTGCGGGATCATTCCTCCATCTCGATCGATATCTGCAAGGCTGGCGCGAGCCCGACCGCGTGCTTGGGTCGGTTGGGCACGCGCGTTTGTGCTGTCGTGCCCCTGATGCTTCTTCTGACCGCATTCGACAGTTCTGCTTTGGCCCGGAGCGGATCAGCCGCCCAGCCGGCGATCAGTCAGACCGCTCACTCATTTGCCGGCTTCATCAATGAAGCCTCACAACGCTTTGCGATTGCGCCGAACTGGATCCGATCAGTCCAAAGCATCGAGAGTGCTGGTGACGTGCACGCCAGATCGCCAAAGGGCGCAATGGGCCTGATGCAAATCATGCCGGCGACATGGGCGGAACTTCGCGAGCGCTACAATCTCGGGAACGACCCCTACGACCCGCATGACAACATTCTGGCCGGCACGGCGTACTTGCGCGAACTGCTCGATCGGTATGGCTCGCCTGGCGTGTTTGCCGCGTACAACGCGGGACCAGCTCGCTATGAAGAGCATCTCGCTGGTAGCTCCTTGCCAGACGAGACGCGAGCATTCGTCGCAAAGCTAGCAAATCTGCTTGCCATCGAACTGCCGCTGAGGTGGACCTCCAGCGGACAGTCATCAGCAGCTGCGACGTTGTTCGTCGGGCGAGCCAATCTTATGAAAACGCGCGATCGGTTGCCGGCGCTCATGCCGTCCAGCGGTGTCACGACCGCAATTTCGGCGCCCGATGTTTCGCACATGGTTCCCCGGCCAATTGGCGTGTTCGTCCCTCGATCGGATTCGGGAGCATCGCAATGA
- a CDS encoding IS110 family transposase, giving the protein MEFFCGLDVGMDETAICVVDDKDQVALEVTVVTDPETIKVALTPYLGRLRRVGHEAGSLSPWLHPELLRLGVPAVCLETFHVRAALKAQRNKTDRTDALGLAHLMRTGWFRKAHIKSEACYRLRLLLTHRRNLKRKFLDLENAIRHSLKVFGIRLSHVGRGGFAQAVREVVAGDALVSELIDAMLNARAALWKEYCRLHDLVVKLVASHELCRRFMQIPGVGPVAALSFMTAIDDPARFKRSRDVAAYFGLTSRRWQSGTSIDVQGRISKAGDGDVRRALYEAASALLTRFKRKDKVKTWGLAIAKRTSHRKAIVAVARKLAVIMHAMWVDGTFYCGDPGASQADVSARAAAKDRKLLGAHA; this is encoded by the coding sequence ATGGAATTCTTCTGTGGCCTGGATGTCGGCATGGACGAGACGGCGATCTGCGTGGTGGACGACAAAGACCAGGTGGCCTTGGAGGTCACCGTGGTAACCGACCCCGAGACGATCAAGGTGGCGCTCACGCCGTATCTCGGCCGCTTGCGCCGGGTCGGCCACGAGGCGGGGTCGCTGTCACCCTGGCTGCACCCGGAATTGCTTCGCCTCGGTGTACCCGCGGTCTGCCTGGAAACCTTCCACGTCCGCGCCGCGCTGAAGGCGCAGCGCAACAAGACCGACCGGACAGACGCGCTCGGCCTGGCGCATTTGATGCGCACCGGTTGGTTCCGCAAGGCGCATATCAAGAGCGAAGCCTGCTACCGGCTGCGGCTGCTCTTGACGCACCGGCGCAATCTGAAGCGCAAGTTTCTGGATCTGGAAAACGCGATTCGGCACTCGCTGAAGGTGTTTGGCATTCGTCTCAGTCATGTTGGCCGCGGCGGCTTCGCGCAGGCGGTGCGCGAGGTGGTGGCGGGTGATGCGCTGGTCAGCGAGCTGATCGATGCCATGCTGAACGCGCGCGCCGCGCTGTGGAAGGAGTACTGCCGGCTGCACGATCTCGTGGTCAAGCTGGTGGCGAGCCATGAACTGTGCCGGCGCTTCATGCAGATCCCCGGCGTCGGCCCGGTGGCAGCGCTGAGCTTCATGACGGCGATCGACGACCCTGCACGCTTCAAGCGGTCGCGTGATGTGGCGGCCTATTTTGGCTTGACATCGCGGCGTTGGCAGTCCGGCACGTCGATCGACGTGCAGGGGCGGATCAGCAAGGCGGGCGATGGCGACGTGCGGCGGGCGCTTTATGAGGCGGCAAGTGCGTTGCTGACCCGCTTCAAGCGCAAGGACAAGGTCAAGACGTGGGGGCTGGCGATCGCCAAGCGCACGAGCCACCGCAAGGCGATCGTTGCGGTGGCACGCAAGCTCGCGGTGATCATGCATGCGATGTGGGTCGATGGCACGTTTTATTGCGGCGATCCGGGCGCATCGCAGGCGGACGTGAGCGCGCGTGCCGCCGCCAAGGACCGCAAGCTGCTCGGAGCCCATGCATGA
- a CDS encoding IS110 family transposase: MKLYVGLDVGLKETSLCIVDSDGLTLREVKVSTEPEAIRSAVEGYADRLDRVGIEASSLGIWLYRELQPAGLPIIVVEARHMRVSLSTMRNKTDRNDARGIAQMMRLGWYRAVHVKNIDMQKMRTLLTSRKLLKRKLIDLENHIRGALRAYGLLVGAIARGAYEVRVRELIERSDPIFVMTIEAMLDVRRAILEGYDRLHRVLLQVVQHDAVCRRLMTVPGVGPVAALSFKVGVDDPRRFARSRTVGAHFGLAPRRHQSGTSIDYEGRISKQGDVAVREALSEAAASLLLRVRKWSALRAWGLRIAKRSSMLCAITAVARKLASILHRMWVSETDFHVGFGAKVTQRLRLKPAR; the protein is encoded by the coding sequence ATGAAGCTGTACGTTGGATTGGACGTCGGTCTTAAAGAAACCAGTCTGTGCATCGTCGATAGCGATGGCCTCACGCTCCGCGAAGTCAAGGTGAGCACAGAGCCAGAGGCGATCCGCTCCGCTGTAGAGGGCTACGCGGATCGCCTCGATAGGGTCGGAATCGAGGCGTCATCGCTAGGTATCTGGCTGTATCGCGAGCTGCAGCCAGCGGGGCTCCCGATTATTGTCGTCGAAGCGCGTCACATGCGCGTTTCGCTGTCGACAATGCGGAACAAGACCGACCGGAATGACGCGCGCGGCATCGCGCAGATGATGCGGTTGGGCTGGTATCGCGCAGTTCATGTCAAGAATATCGACATGCAGAAGATGCGCACGCTGCTGACCAGCCGAAAGCTGCTCAAGCGCAAACTGATCGACCTCGAAAACCACATTCGTGGTGCGCTGCGGGCCTATGGGTTGCTCGTTGGAGCCATCGCCCGCGGTGCCTACGAAGTCCGTGTGCGCGAGCTGATCGAGCGCAGCGATCCGATCTTCGTAATGACCATTGAGGCCATGTTGGATGTGCGCCGCGCCATCCTTGAGGGTTACGATCGGCTGCATCGCGTGCTGCTGCAGGTGGTCCAGCATGATGCCGTCTGCCGGCGCCTGATGACGGTTCCAGGCGTCGGTCCCGTTGCGGCCCTGTCGTTCAAGGTCGGCGTCGATGATCCCCGGCGCTTTGCCAGATCGCGAACGGTAGGCGCGCATTTTGGCTTGGCGCCGAGGCGTCACCAGTCCGGCACGTCGATCGACTACGAAGGGCGCATCAGCAAACAGGGCGACGTAGCAGTGCGCGAGGCGCTTTCCGAGGCGGCCGCAAGCCTGCTGCTGCGGGTCAGGAAATGGTCGGCGCTGCGGGCGTGGGGTCTGCGGATCGCCAAACGGTCGAGCATGCTGTGCGCGATCACCGCGGTCGCGCGCAAGCTCGCAAGCATTCTGCACCGGATGTGGGTCAGCGAGACCGACTTCCACGTCGGGTTCGGCGCCAAAGTCACGCAGCGGCTGCGCTTGAAGCCTGCACGGTAG
- a CDS encoding relaxase/mobilization nuclease domain-containing protein: protein MSVGDSDLRIRPGRIRSTRAPKQKSFINQVLRAAKKAGHTSGQTAAGSRSAAYGRSTFGRGRVAFSRARLFSPTRRVVVKARVVRHKGRAFRSAPLTAHLSYLKRDGVTRSGERAEMFDAGSDRADSAAFAERCKDDRHHFRFIVSPEEAGDMTDLKAFTRDLARQMETDLGTRLDWVAVDHWNTDNPHVHILVRGVDKEGADLVISRDYISQGLRSRAEELVAIELGPKLEHEIRNSLEREVTAERWTRLDREIRLAADEAGYIDVRPENPGKSDPEIRRLMVGRLKHLEKMGLAAPVASGEWMVGLEVERSLRDLGMRGDIIKTMHRAFTESGEARGVADFVIEGGQPTSQIIGRLIDRGLHDELTGEAYALIDGTDGRAHHVRFRGLEAFDHAPSIGGIVEIRRFDHTGDPQPTLLLATRSDLDLPGQVTANGATWLDHRLVERDPMPLAMGGFGRETRRAMEARTEHLIQKGLARRQGQRIILQRDLLNTLRRRELDEVAAKVSADTGLAHVAAASGEHVAGTYRQRLTLSSGRFAMIDNGLGFQLVPWSRELEKRLGQHVTGVVKDGGGIEWGFGRKRHLGL from the coding sequence GTGAGCGTGGGCGACAGCGATCTGCGTATTCGGCCTGGGCGCATTCGCAGCACCCGCGCGCCGAAACAAAAGAGCTTCATCAATCAGGTCCTGCGTGCCGCGAAGAAAGCAGGACACACCTCGGGTCAGACCGCAGCCGGCAGCCGTTCGGCGGCCTATGGGCGCTCGACGTTTGGCCGCGGGCGCGTCGCCTTTAGCCGCGCCAGATTGTTCAGCCCGACGCGGCGCGTTGTGGTGAAGGCGCGCGTGGTTCGTCATAAAGGGCGAGCCTTCCGTTCAGCGCCACTGACCGCCCACCTCTCATATCTGAAGCGCGACGGCGTGACCCGGAGCGGCGAGCGTGCCGAGATGTTCGATGCGGGCAGCGACCGCGCTGACAGCGCGGCTTTCGCAGAACGGTGCAAAGACGACCGGCATCATTTCCGGTTCATCGTCTCGCCGGAGGAAGCCGGCGACATGACCGACCTGAAGGCCTTCACCCGCGATCTCGCCAGGCAGATGGAAACCGATCTCGGCACGCGGCTCGATTGGGTGGCTGTCGATCATTGGAATACCGACAACCCTCACGTCCATATTCTCGTTCGTGGAGTAGATAAGGAAGGGGCGGATCTCGTGATCTCCCGCGACTACATCAGCCAGGGCTTGCGCTCACGCGCCGAGGAACTGGTCGCTATCGAGCTGGGGCCAAAGCTTGAGCACGAGATCCGTAATTCGCTGGAGAGGGAAGTCACAGCTGAACGATGGACGCGACTCGACCGAGAAATCCGACTGGCGGCTGATGAGGCCGGCTACATCGATGTTCGGCCGGAGAATCCCGGAAAGTCCGATCCCGAGATCAGGCGCCTGATGGTCGGCCGCCTTAAGCACTTGGAGAAGATGGGCCTTGCCGCACCCGTCGCGTCAGGGGAATGGATGGTAGGGCTAGAAGTTGAGCGCAGCTTGCGCGACCTCGGCATGCGCGGCGACATCATCAAAACCATGCACCGTGCCTTCACCGAGAGTGGGGAAGCGCGCGGCGTCGCCGACTTCGTCATCGAAGGCGGGCAGCCGACGTCGCAGATCATCGGTCGGTTGATCGATCGCGGTTTGCATGACGAACTGACTGGTGAGGCCTACGCTTTGATCGATGGAACAGACGGACGCGCTCATCATGTGCGCTTCCGAGGTCTGGAGGCTTTCGACCACGCACCGTCGATCGGCGGAATCGTCGAAATCCGACGTTTCGATCATACCGGCGATCCGCAGCCCACCTTGCTCCTCGCGACCCGTTCCGATCTTGATCTACCTGGGCAGGTTACCGCGAACGGGGCGACTTGGCTCGACCATAGGCTGGTCGAACGCGACCCCATGCCGCTCGCCATGGGCGGATTCGGCCGCGAGACCCGCAGGGCCATGGAAGCCCGGACCGAGCATCTGATTCAGAAGGGTCTGGCACGGCGGCAGGGCCAACGCATCATCTTGCAGCGCGACCTCCTCAACACGTTGCGCCGGCGCGAGCTGGACGAGGTGGCCGCAAAGGTCTCGGCCGACACGGGGCTAGCTCATGTGGCGGCCGCATCCGGGGAACACGTGGCAGGCACGTATCGCCAGCGGCTGACCCTCAGCTCGGGACGCTTCGCCATGATCGATAATGGGCTCGGCTTCCAGCTAGTGCCGTGGTCGCGCGAGCTCGAAAAGAGGCTCGGCCAACACGTCACCGGCGTCGTCAAGGATGGCGGTGGCATCGAATGGGGCTTTGGTCGGAAGCGCCACCTCGGCCTCTAG